The Arachis duranensis cultivar V14167 chromosome 2, aradu.V14167.gnm2.J7QH, whole genome shotgun sequence genome has a window encoding:
- the LOC107463651 gene encoding early light-induced protein, chloroplastic-like, giving the protein MAAASSYAMQSSILACPVTNISNRCRVNQFGIPSLRRKASLVVRSMAEEEQAPNPVTPPAPSQKVSSKLIDILAFSGAAPERINGRLAMIGFVVALAMEVTKGEGVFVQISNGGITWFLGTSVILSLASLVPLLRGVSVESKSKAFMSSDAELWNGRFAMLGLVALAFTEYIKGSTSTLV; this is encoded by the exons ATGGCTGCTGCTTCATCATATGCTATGCAGTCTTCTATTCTGGCCTGTCCTGTGACCAACATTTCTAACAGGTGCAGGGTGAACCAGTTTGGCATTCCAAGCCTGAGGAGGAAAGCTAGCCTCGTAGTTCGGTCCATGGCCGAG GAAGAGCAGGCACCAAATCCAGTTACACCACCAGCACCTTCACAAAAG GTGAGCAGCAAGTTGATAGATATTCTGGCTTTCAGTGGGGCAGCACCAGAGAGAATCAATGGAAGACTTGCCATGATAGGATTTGTGGTAGCATTAGCAATGGAGGTGACCAAAGGGGAGGGTGTGTTTGTACAGATATCCAATGGCGGGATCACATGGTTCCTGGGGACAAGTGTGATCTTGTCACTTGCTTCTCTGGTTCCACTCTTGAGAGGGGTTAGTGTGGAGTCTAAATCAAAAGCGTTCATGTCCTCTGATGCAGAGCTATGGAATGGTAGATTTGCCATGTTAGGCTTGGTTGCTCTTGCTTTTACTGAATACATCAAAGGAAGCACAAGCACCCTTGTttga